The Vicinamibacteria bacterium DNA window CCGTCTCGGGTCCAAGCGCCTGAGACCGGAGTTCGCCCGGCAAACAGAACCTTTGGCTCGGCGCTTCCGTCCGCCGGCACGACCGACATGTGTCCGGCGAGGCCTCCCACCAAGGGAAGACTCCCCCCATCGGCACACCATGCTCCGTGACGCACGCTTCGGTGCTGTCAGGGGCCGGTGGTAGAATCGCCCACCTCGGAGAACCATGTCACTGGCAGCAGGGGCGAAACTCGCGCACTACGAGATCGTGTCATCCATCGGTCGAGGCGGCATGGGCGAGGTTTACCGCGCACGCGATACCAAGCTCGGACGCGACGTCGCCATCAAGGTTCTCCCCGAAGAGCTCGCGGGCGACCCGGAACGCGTCGCGCGTTTCGAGAGAGAAGCCAAGCTCCTCGCCTCGTTGAATCATCCGAACATCGCGAGCATTTACGGATTCGAAGACGGGGACGACGTGAAGGCCCTGGCCCTCGAGCTCGTCGAAGGGCCGACGCTCGCGGAGCGTATCGCCGAAGGTCCGCTCCCGGTCGAGGAAGTCGTCACGCTCGCGGACCAGGTGGCGAAAGCGCTCGTGGCCGGTCACGAAGCCGGCGTCATCCATCGCGACCTGAAGCCCGCGAACATCAAGCTCAAGGAAGACGGCACCGTCAAAGTGCTCGACTACGGTCTCGCCAAGGCGATCGAGGGCGAGCGGTCGCGCCGGTCGGACTCCGAGCTGTCCCAGTCGCCCACCATCACGCGACAGGGAACCGAGATGGGCGTGATCCTGGGGACCGCCCCCTACATGAGCCCGGAGCAAGCGAAGGGTAAGCCCGTCGATCGCCGCACCGACGTATGGGCGTTTGGCGCCGTCGTTTACGAGATGCTCACGGGGCATCGGGCTTTCCCCGGCCAGGATGTGTCCGAGACCCTCGCGTGGGTATTGGCGAAAGAGCCGGCCTGGGAGGACTTGCCGCGGGAGACACCGCCCGCTCTTCGTCAGGTGCTGCGCCTCTGTCTGACGAAGGATGCGAACCTGCGCGTGCGGGACATGGCGGATGTGCGGCTCGCGATCTCGGGTGCTTTCGGGACGTCCCCAGTCGATCAAGTCGACGCCCATGCTACGCCCCGCGCCCGTGCTCTCCCCGCCGCGGGGGTCGCCGCGATCGCCGGCGCGGTCATCGCCGCTTTGACGCTGACGTGGGGAGATCGCACGGCCACGGCTCCGGCCGGACCGACGACACGCTCCTCGGTCATGGTTCCCGAGACCCGAGCGATTCCCGACCGCATGTGCTTTCCCTGCCGAATCCTCGCCATCTCCCCGGACGGTATGGAGATCGCGT harbors:
- a CDS encoding protein kinase, coding for MSLAAGAKLAHYEIVSSIGRGGMGEVYRARDTKLGRDVAIKVLPEELAGDPERVARFEREAKLLASLNHPNIASIYGFEDGDDVKALALELVEGPTLAERIAEGPLPVEEVVTLADQVAKALVAGHEAGVIHRDLKPANIKLKEDGTVKVLDYGLAKAIEGERSRRSDSELSQSPTITRQGTEMGVILGTAPYMSPEQAKGKPVDRRTDVWAFGAVVYEMLTGHRAFPGQDVSETLAWVLAKEPAWEDLPRETPPALRQVLRLCLTKDANLRVRDMADVRLAISGAFGTSPVDQVDAHATPRARALPAAGVAAIAGAVIAALTLTWGDRTATAPAGPTTRSSVMVPETRAIPDRMCFPCRILAISPDGMEIAYTGVNPDLPPGERDAQFQLQLRSLTTLDVRDLPGTSGATQPFFSPDGKWIAFFTGTGELAKISLAGGNPITLVEELEGSRWGSGVWMQDGTIVFATSPTSISALASV